Within the bacterium genome, the region AATTTCGCAGACTCCAGGATTGATGTCCGAAGGGTGGAGCAAGAAAAAGTTTGAGCCATTTCTCCAATTCTCCTTTTTCCCCATTTCTCCTTGTTTACACTTCTAATGTATAGCCCTGAACGGTTACAACAATTCTAATTTGTTCCTACGGCGGCTTACGGTCTTACAACCTTTGCCTTATTTTTAAGTTCAAAAAGCCAGATGATATATTCTACTCCTAACTTTTGACCAAGAAATCTCTCTTCTAAATTTCGTTTTATTTCAAAATCTAAACCATTACCCGTAATAAAATATGTTCTGCCAAACAATTCGTTCATAAGTGCGGTTTTGATTGAGGTAATTTCTTCTGGTGAGGGGTTTTTTTTAGCAATAAATCTGATGATATGGTAGCCAAATTTGGTTTTAACCACATCACTTAATTGCCCTTCTTTATTCATTGAAAAAGCGGCTTGTTCAAATTCTGCCACCATTTGTCCTTTACCAAAAAAACCTAAATCACCACCCATTTGCCGGGATGGACAGAGAGAATATGTCGCCGCCAATTGACTAAAATCCGCACCAGACTGAGCCTTCTGAAGAATATCTAATGCTTCTTTTTCAGTGTTGACCAGGATATGTTGGGCATGAACCTTTTCCCCATAATCTTTACAGAAATTATCTACTTCTTCTTGAGTTACGGTAAGCCTTTTTTTAAGTTCTATATCCTTAATTCGCTGGAAAAGTAAATCTCTTTTTACCTTTTCATTAAATTTTTCCATACTCATTCCTGCTGTTTCAACGGCTAATTTAAACTTTTCCTCAGACTCGAATCTGCCTTTGATGACATTCATAATCTGTTCAATTTCCTCCTGGGCAATTTCAATTTTTCTTGCCTTTGCCTCTTGAATAACCAATTCTTCTTCAATTAAGGCATCTAACACCTTTTCACGGATTTTAAGATACACCGTTTGCGAACCCGCAATTTCAGCCTCATAAGGTTTCATTGCCTGAACTAATTTAGTCTCTGTAATTGGAACATCATTGACTAAAACCACAGTTTTAGTCTGTGCCTGTGCTTGCAATGAACAAATACTTAATACCACTCCTAAGATTATTTTTTTCATTTATGTTTTTACCTCCATTATTACTCCTTCATAGACAATCTGGACATCGCCTGTGAGATAAAGGTTAGTGATTACATCTTTATCCTTTTCAAAATCTATCTCAAGGATTTCACCACTTTTAGTTATTATTTTTACTGGTGGTTTTGCAAGTTCTAAGATAGAGGAAATACAAGCCGAGGCGGCTGAGCCAGTGCCACAGGCTAATGTTTCATCCTCTACGCCCCGCTCATAAGTTCTTATTCTAATCGTCTGGTTATCGATTACCTGAATAAAGTTGACATTAGTCCCTGCGGGCGCAAAATCCTGATGCCATCTAATTTGCTTACCTGATTCTACCACCTCTACCTTTTCTATTTCGTCAAGGATTAAAACAGCGTGTGGCACACCCGTATTTAAACAGTGCACAGTCAGTTCGTTATCTTTTATGCGGATTTTTTTGTTGAGGAAAAGATTTAGTGGGTCTGTGAGTTTAACTTTTACGCGGTTGTTTGTTACTTCAGCCGAAATTATCCCGGCTAATGTTTCAAATTTCATTTTGTTTTTTGATATTTCTTTTATTTGAGCAAATCTGGCAATACATCTTCCCCCATTACCACACATTTCAGCTTCAGAACCATCGGAGTTGATAATTCTCATTCTGAAATCAGCGAGTTTTGACCGCTCAACAATAAGCACACCATCCGCACCAATACCAAACTTACGCTGACATATCTTCCTGACTAAACCAGGGGTAACATCAATTACCCCATCCCGATTATCTATCACGATAAAATCATTTCCACTGGCAACCATTTTAGTAAAACACATTTTAACCATAACTTTATTATACATCTATTTTTTTAAAAAAGCAACTGAAATTTTAATAGTGCTCTGTCGCTACTCAATTGATGTCCCCCGCTGGCGGGGGATTAAGGGGGGTGGAATATGAAATCTGGTAACCGTTCAGGT harbors:
- a CDS encoding peptidylprolyl isomerase, with protein sequence MKKIILGVVLSICSLQAQAQTKTVVLVNDVPITETKLVQAMKPYEAEIAGSQTVYLKIREKVLDALIEEELVIQEAKARKIEIAQEEIEQIMNVIKGRFESEEKFKLAVETAGMSMEKFNEKVKRDLLFQRIKDIELKKRLTVTQEEVDNFCKDYGEKVHAQHILVNTEKEALDILQKAQSGADFSQLAATYSLCPSRQMGGDLGFFGKGQMVAEFEQAAFSMNKEGQLSDVVKTKFGYHIIRFIAKKNPSPEEITSIKTALMNELFGRTYFITGNGLDFEIKRNLEERFLGQKLGVEYIIWLFELKNKAKVVRP
- the dapF gene encoding diaminopimelate epimerase, giving the protein MYNKVMVKMCFTKMVASGNDFIVIDNRDGVIDVTPGLVRKICQRKFGIGADGVLIVERSKLADFRMRIINSDGSEAEMCGNGGRCIARFAQIKEISKNKMKFETLAGIISAEVTNNRVKVKLTDPLNLFLNKKIRIKDNELTVHCLNTGVPHAVLILDEIEKVEVVESGKQIRWHQDFAPAGTNVNFIQVIDNQTIRIRTYERGVEDETLACGTGSAASACISSILELAKPPVKIITKSGEILEIDFEKDKDVITNLYLTGDVQIVYEGVIMEVKT